Proteins from one Paenibacillus sp. J23TS9 genomic window:
- a CDS encoding carbohydrate-binding domain-containing protein, whose amino-acid sequence MKQSYKTKFAAILILTAMLASGCTTNAASSTTSGDSTAVETDTAAVDASTANAQLASLKIKDLVEYDTDDTTVDWKEGDATTITLSGTSATVSGEGAQASGGDVKISSAGTYAISGKLTSGSIVVEAGKDDIVHLVLNGAQIINSSGPAVQVKKAGKTVLTLNKGTNNSLSDGKTYADTSEDAPTAALFSQDDLTINGAGKLTVQGNHKDGITSKDDLKIVSGTLDINAADDGIIGRDLAAIKTGVIHVNAGGDGFKTTYDGDKDKGYLVIEDGMFNIDAGSDGFQASTTMLIDGGTFDMVTGGGSANAEPHQEEQPPQRPDFGSQTGTGAQSGPTSTQAQDAKSQNTKTNSEAQSQTETQKTEQKQMAATDTNATAQADTENSEETETGSAKGLKADAGISISDGQFKIDSADDAVHTNGSIRIVGGQFSLATGDDGIHADTSIAISGGTIDITKSYEGIESADIAISGGEIQVVASDDGVNASEGGGSAEGPGGMFGGEPPAGTPGQVPPEDQAQTNGSQTQSNQTQSQTDQAQSGDQSGEQGQAGAQQPPTGGQGMPGGPGGSGNAKLTISGGHLTVDAAGDGLDSNGSIVMTGGTVLVNGPTMNGNGALDYDGTFEQSGGLLVAAGSSGMAQTPSESSSQRSMMMTFPSTLKAGTLVTLADSKGTPILSFAPAKSIQSIVISTPDLKAGETYILYSGGTSTGTPKDGLYEKGKLTGGTKIVSFKLGDTVTYVNESGVTTGGGGFGGGRGQGGPGGGQRKGESAGNGASGQSGTTSQNGGTSGTDSTQTSEKDSSV is encoded by the coding sequence TTGAAACAATCTTATAAAACGAAATTTGCCGCGATTCTGATCCTGACGGCCATGCTGGCCTCCGGCTGCACAACCAATGCGGCCAGCAGTACGACGTCTGGGGACAGTACGGCGGTGGAGACGGATACAGCAGCAGTGGACGCGAGCACGGCCAACGCACAGCTGGCGAGCCTCAAAATAAAGGATCTGGTGGAATATGATACTGATGATACGACCGTCGATTGGAAAGAAGGCGATGCCACGACCATTACGCTGAGCGGCACGAGCGCAACCGTGAGCGGGGAAGGAGCGCAGGCCAGCGGCGGTGATGTCAAGATTTCTTCAGCCGGAACGTATGCGATCAGCGGCAAGCTGACGAGCGGAAGCATTGTGGTGGAAGCCGGCAAGGATGATATCGTGCATTTGGTGCTGAACGGTGCGCAGATTATCAACTCTAGCGGTCCTGCGGTTCAGGTCAAGAAGGCAGGCAAAACCGTGCTGACGCTGAACAAAGGAACGAATAATTCGCTGTCGGACGGAAAAACCTACGCGGATACCTCGGAAGATGCCCCGACAGCGGCCCTGTTCAGCCAGGATGATCTGACGATCAACGGCGCGGGCAAGCTGACTGTGCAAGGGAACCATAAGGACGGGATTACGAGCAAGGATGATCTGAAGATTGTAAGCGGCACACTGGACATAAACGCAGCCGACGATGGGATCATCGGCCGCGACTTGGCAGCGATCAAGACGGGCGTCATTCACGTCAATGCCGGCGGAGACGGCTTCAAGACGACTTATGATGGCGACAAGGATAAAGGCTACCTGGTGATTGAGGACGGCATGTTTAACATCGACGCAGGCAGCGACGGATTCCAGGCCTCTACGACCATGCTGATTGATGGCGGCACCTTTGACATGGTAACCGGCGGCGGAAGCGCCAATGCGGAGCCTCACCAGGAGGAACAGCCGCCGCAGCGTCCAGATTTTGGTTCGCAAACCGGTACCGGAGCACAGAGCGGGCCGACCTCAACGCAGGCACAAGACGCAAAGTCACAAAATACGAAGACGAATTCCGAAGCACAGTCCCAGACCGAGACTCAAAAGACTGAGCAGAAGCAAATGGCCGCTACTGATACGAACGCAACCGCCCAAGCGGACACGGAGAACAGTGAAGAAACCGAAACGGGAAGTGCCAAGGGTCTTAAGGCAGACGCTGGAATATCCATATCGGACGGCCAGTTCAAGATTGATTCCGCTGACGATGCGGTGCATACCAATGGCAGCATTCGCATTGTGGGCGGACAATTCAGCTTGGCTACCGGCGATGATGGTATCCATGCCGACACGTCGATTGCCATTTCCGGCGGTACCATCGATATTACGAAAAGCTATGAAGGCATCGAAAGTGCGGATATCGCCATTTCCGGCGGTGAGATCCAAGTGGTTGCCAGCGATGACGGCGTGAATGCTTCGGAAGGAGGCGGCAGCGCGGAAGGGCCGGGCGGAATGTTTGGCGGCGAGCCGCCGGCAGGCACGCCGGGACAGGTACCGCCTGAGGATCAGGCTCAAACGAATGGCAGCCAAACGCAGTCTAATCAGACGCAATCGCAAACGGATCAAGCCCAATCCGGCGACCAGAGTGGAGAACAAGGCCAAGCCGGAGCGCAGCAGCCGCCGACAGGCGGTCAAGGAATGCCAGGCGGCCCTGGCGGTTCAGGCAATGCGAAGCTTACTATCAGCGGCGGACATCTCACGGTCGATGCCGCAGGTGACGGACTCGACTCGAACGGTTCCATCGTGATGACTGGCGGTACCGTGCTCGTGAATGGCCCAACGATGAACGGAAACGGCGCTCTTGACTACGACGGTACATTTGAACAATCCGGTGGTCTGCTGGTCGCAGCCGGAAGCTCAGGCATGGCACAGACGCCATCCGAATCTTCTTCGCAGCGATCGATGATGATGACGTTCCCGAGCACGCTGAAGGCGGGTACGCTGGTTACGCTGGCGGACAGTAAAGGGACGCCGATCCTGAGCTTTGCTCCGGCAAAATCCATCCAGAGTATCGTGATTTCCACTCCGGATTTGAAGGCCGGCGAGACCTACATCCTGTATTCAGGCGGAACGTCCACGGGTACGCCGAAGGATGGATTGTATGAAAAAGGTAAGCTGACAGGCGGCACGAAAATCGTCAGCTTCAAGCTGGGTGATACGGTCACATACGTCAATGAGTCGGGCGTGACAACCGGCGGCGGCGGCTTTGGCGGCGGCCGGGGGCAAGGTGGCCCAGGTGGCGGCCAACGCAAGGGAGAATCAGCCGGGAATGGAGCTTCAGGCCAAAGCGGCACAACCAGCCAAAATGGAGGAACTTCAGGTACAGACAGCACGCAAACGTCAGAAAAGGACTCGTCTGTTTGA
- a CDS encoding response regulator transcription factor, with protein sequence MRILIVEDEVYLAEALTQILKKNHYSVDAVHDGQSGLDNALSGIYDLLLLDIMLPEIDGITLLKTLRSEGIATPVIMLTAKSEISDTITGLDYGADDYVAKPFSTGELLARIRAALRRKGEVVPEDGLKFGDIELNTSTLKLSCKGKELKLILKESELLELLITRKQAVTSKEQMIEKLWGFDSEAEHNNVEVYISFLRKKLTFLNASVRINTIRSVGYILEATA encoded by the coding sequence ATGCGCATATTAATTGTTGAAGATGAGGTGTATCTTGCCGAGGCACTGACCCAAATATTGAAAAAAAACCATTATTCCGTGGATGCCGTCCACGACGGACAATCGGGACTGGACAATGCCCTCAGCGGCATCTATGATCTGCTGCTGCTCGACATCATGCTGCCGGAGATAGACGGAATCACGCTGCTGAAGACGCTTCGTTCCGAAGGCATCGCGACCCCGGTCATTATGCTCACAGCGAAGAGTGAGATTTCGGATACGATTACCGGACTGGATTACGGCGCCGATGACTATGTCGCCAAGCCTTTTTCGACAGGGGAGCTGCTGGCCCGCATCAGGGCGGCTCTAAGACGCAAAGGCGAGGTTGTCCCGGAGGATGGCCTGAAGTTCGGAGATATCGAGCTGAATACATCGACACTTAAGCTGAGCTGCAAAGGAAAAGAGCTGAAGCTGATTTTGAAGGAAAGTGAGCTGCTGGAGCTGCTCATTACGAGGAAGCAGGCAGTAACCTCCAAAGAGCAGATGATCGAGAAGCTGTGGGGTTTTGATTCGGAGGCTGAGCACAATAACGTGGAAGTGTACATTTCATTTCTGCGGAAAAAGCTGACTTTTCTAAATGCATCGGTACGGATTAATACGATCCGGAGTGTGGGTTATATATTGGAGGCGACGGCTTAA
- a CDS encoding DUF4956 domain-containing protein → MIESIFTSSAADTSLSLSHALLTLVIAVVLGGIISFTYMKTQPAYSPSFTLTMMVLPVIVAIIIMLIGSNIARAFSLAGAFSIIRFRSAPGDSKDISYVLFSMAAGLAAGVGAFGYAVLFTIILCALMYVLKQIGFGVKKDPLKTLKVTIPENLGYEDAFEEVFRVHNIDYELKKVKTTELGSLYEVVYSIKMGPSTNQKAFLDDIRTRNGNLDITLTMNPVLQEY, encoded by the coding sequence ATGATTGAATCCATTTTTACGTCGTCCGCTGCGGACACGAGCCTTTCTTTATCGCATGCGCTTTTGACACTGGTGATTGCCGTTGTACTGGGAGGCATTATCAGTTTCACGTATATGAAAACACAGCCGGCTTATTCCCCGAGCTTCACCCTGACGATGATGGTGCTGCCTGTGATTGTGGCAATCATCATCATGCTCATCGGCAGCAATATTGCCAGAGCCTTCAGCCTGGCGGGCGCCTTCTCCATCATCCGTTTCCGGAGCGCTCCCGGCGACTCCAAGGATATTTCCTACGTCCTGTTCTCCATGGCGGCGGGCCTGGCGGCAGGCGTCGGAGCGTTTGGTTACGCGGTGCTGTTCACGATCATTCTCTGCGCGCTGATGTATGTGCTGAAGCAGATCGGGTTCGGTGTGAAAAAGGATCCTCTGAAGACGCTGAAAGTCACTATCCCGGAAAATTTGGGCTACGAAGATGCTTTTGAAGAGGTTTTCCGCGTACACAACATCGATTATGAGCTGAAAAAGGTCAAAACAACCGAGCTCGGGAGCCTGTATGAAGTTGTGTATTCGATCAAAATGGGTCCAAGCACGAATCAGAAGGCATTTCTGGATGACATCCGGACCCGTAACGGTAATCTGGACATTACGCTGACGATGAATCCTGTGCTGCAGGAATATTAA
- a CDS encoding polyphosphate polymerase domain-containing protein yields MAIEVFNRYENKYLMDTKAFYNIYNDLMAYMEPDENNKDDKFYTISNLYYDTEHHSLIRTSLAKPKYREKLRIRSYGVPGSDAKVYLELKKKVFGLVNKRRTSLRLDEAYEFIRTGAAPAYRKGMNEQVIREIEYFLSRYELQPMVYLAYDRIALFCKDNRDLRITFDTNIRSRRYDLKLEAGDYGEQLMERGQWLMEVKAEKTIPVWLSKMLSEHQMYRTSFSKYGNEYKKSIRNAPNVERERVVL; encoded by the coding sequence ATGGCGATTGAAGTATTCAACCGTTATGAAAACAAGTATTTGATGGACACGAAGGCTTTCTACAATATTTATAACGACCTGATGGCATATATGGAACCCGATGAGAACAACAAGGATGACAAGTTCTACACCATCAGCAATCTGTATTACGACACCGAGCATCATTCGCTCATCCGTACCAGTTTGGCCAAGCCCAAATATAGGGAGAAGCTGCGGATTCGGTCTTACGGTGTGCCGGGCAGTGATGCCAAGGTGTATCTGGAGCTGAAGAAGAAGGTGTTCGGTCTCGTCAACAAACGGAGAACATCACTCAGGCTGGATGAAGCCTATGAGTTCATCCGGACTGGCGCAGCCCCTGCGTACCGAAAAGGCATGAATGAACAGGTGATTCGCGAAATCGAGTACTTCCTGAGCCGGTATGAGCTGCAGCCGATGGTTTATCTGGCGTATGACCGCATCGCGCTGTTCTGCAAGGACAACCGCGATCTGCGGATCACCTTTGACACCAACATCCGCTCGCGGCGTTATGATCTCAAGCTGGAGGCCGGCGATTATGGCGAACAGCTGATGGAGCGGGGCCAGTGGCTGATGGAAGTCAAAGCCGAAAAGACCATTCCGGTCTGGCTATCCAAAATGCTGTCCGAGCATCAAATGTATCGTACCAGCTTTTCCAAGTACGGCAATGAATACAAGAAATCGATTCGAAATGCACCAAACGTTGAAAGGGAGAGAGTTGTTTTATGA
- a CDS encoding cell wall metabolism sensor histidine kinase WalK, with translation MFQKLRNRFLLMNMIIITIIMLVAFAAIYTITYQNVRRDIELNLQRVSEFYHKDGGPGRQGPLGSTSPRTSESGVSGGGTNSGITPPAPDMSQDGINSSKPRSGGQNPPPELSVSFALQTDLEGNLLSKSSRFDMDDAFYESAKDKAVLHPDRDGRFTLDGTRWAYTVRKGSEGSTIVYLDVTAQLKIITNLIYTFSIVALVMLVVIYLTSRYFANRSIAPVREAFDKQKRFIADASHELKTPLAVINTNADVLLANSEDTILAQSKWLHHIKSETERMKTLTNDLLYLTQMDDAQSQMIFVPFNLSEAVESVILTMEAVIYEKEIALTYEIEPDQTIMGSSEQIKQVVMILLDNAIKYTNPQGSIHLTLNRQYNHLLLKVTNTGEGIASEHVDRIFDRFYRIDSSRSRKHGGYGLGLAIAKSIVEQHKGKIYVKSTPKDKTSFYVQLG, from the coding sequence ATGTTCCAAAAGCTGCGCAATCGGTTTCTTCTGATGAACATGATCATTATTACGATCATCATGCTTGTCGCCTTCGCGGCGATCTATACGATCACGTATCAAAATGTGCGCCGCGACATTGAGTTGAATCTGCAGCGCGTCTCGGAGTTTTATCATAAAGATGGGGGGCCAGGCCGGCAAGGACCGCTGGGAAGTACCTCCCCCCGAACATCAGAGAGCGGAGTTTCCGGCGGGGGGACTAATTCCGGGATAACGCCTCCAGCCCCTGACATGTCCCAGGATGGAATCAACTCATCCAAGCCGCGGTCCGGAGGCCAGAATCCTCCGCCTGAGCTATCGGTTTCCTTTGCCCTGCAAACGGATCTAGAAGGGAACCTCCTGTCGAAAAGCTCCCGTTTTGATATGGATGATGCATTCTACGAGTCCGCCAAGGATAAAGCCGTGCTTCATCCGGACCGTGACGGCCGGTTCACGCTTGACGGCACGCGCTGGGCTTACACTGTGAGGAAGGGTTCGGAGGGCAGTACAATCGTTTATCTGGATGTCACTGCACAGCTGAAAATCATCACCAACCTGATCTACACCTTTTCCATCGTCGCCCTGGTTATGCTAGTCGTGATCTACCTGACCAGCCGTTATTTTGCGAACCGCTCGATCGCGCCTGTCAGAGAAGCCTTCGACAAACAGAAGCGGTTTATAGCCGATGCATCCCATGAGCTGAAAACACCGCTTGCGGTCATTAACACCAATGCCGATGTGCTCCTGGCCAATAGCGAAGATACCATTCTCGCGCAGTCCAAATGGCTGCATCATATCAAATCGGAAACCGAGCGCATGAAGACGCTCACGAATGATCTCTTGTACCTCACCCAGATGGATGATGCTCAAAGCCAAATGATTTTCGTACCGTTTAACCTCAGCGAAGCCGTCGAGAGCGTCATTTTGACCATGGAAGCCGTCATCTATGAGAAAGAAATCGCACTCACTTATGAAATTGAGCCTGACCAGACGATCATGGGAAGCAGCGAGCAGATCAAGCAGGTGGTCATGATTTTGCTGGATAACGCCATCAAATACACCAACCCGCAGGGATCTATCCATCTTACGCTGAACAGGCAGTACAACCATTTGCTGCTGAAAGTGACCAACACGGGTGAAGGCATTGCTTCCGAGCATGTGGACAGAATCTTTGACCGTTTCTACCGGATCGATTCGTCCCGTTCCCGCAAGCACGGCGGATATGGGCTGGGTCTTGCGATAGCCAAATCGATTGTGGAGCAGCACAAGGGGAAAATTTATGTGAAAAGCACGCCGAAAGACAAAACAAGCTTTTATGTGCAGTTAGGCTGA
- a CDS encoding ATP-binding protein, whose amino-acid sequence MILIEKIITNIKNRDRIMQSERLNVVSELAASVSHEIRNPLTVTSGFLQLLNRSKTLTREEKEYVGLSLQELRRAEKIVSDYLSFAKPQSENMVYSNMSAELEYTKNIIMPYASIHEVEVKFSFNNSLNTHYDRNQIQQCFINLYKNGIEAMKEKGGGTLFIDVSERKQNIVIRIQDTGIGMTREEISRLGKPYYSTKEEGTGLGMLMVYSTINKVKGSIEVESEKGKGTTFLITIPT is encoded by the coding sequence ATGATTTTAATAGAAAAAATTATTACCAATATTAAAAATCGTGACCGGATTATGCAATCGGAAAGATTAAATGTCGTCAGTGAGCTCGCAGCTAGCGTGTCACATGAAATTAGAAATCCGCTTACGGTTACCAGCGGTTTTTTGCAGCTGTTAAACAGATCGAAAACCCTCACGCGGGAGGAAAAGGAATATGTGGGATTATCGCTGCAGGAGCTGAGACGAGCAGAAAAAATAGTCAGCGATTATCTCTCATTTGCCAAACCGCAATCCGAAAATATGGTTTATTCCAACATGAGTGCGGAGTTAGAGTATACCAAAAATATCATTATGCCTTATGCCTCCATACATGAAGTAGAGGTTAAATTCAGTTTTAATAACTCGCTCAATACACATTATGACCGGAACCAAATTCAGCAATGTTTTATTAATTTATATAAAAACGGTATTGAAGCGATGAAAGAAAAGGGTGGCGGTACATTATTCATCGATGTCTCGGAAAGAAAGCAAAATATTGTGATCCGCATCCAAGACACTGGCATTGGAATGACGAGGGAGGAAATATCGCGTCTAGGCAAGCCGTATTATTCGACCAAAGAGGAAGGAACGGGCCTGGGCATGCTCATGGTCTACAGTACCATCAATAAGGTGAAAGGGAGCATTGAAGTCGAGAGCGAAAAGGGCAAAGGCACAACTTTTCTTATAACCATACCTACCTAG